Proteins from a genomic interval of Clostridium sp. 'deep sea':
- the secD gene encoding protein translocase subunit SecD, whose protein sequence is MRSSKSIIALILLIVIIGGAGAYVYYEIFNKDALALGLDLEGGVYVLLEADVADGVTVTKDDLEKAKAIIQNRVDQLGTKEPEITIEGGNRIRIAIPGVQDQEQVLDLVGKTALLEFKSAKVVDGQVEYTQIVSGKDLKEAVVKFDQYGKPYVALTFNDEAGAKMKEFTGKNVGELLYITLDDVAISTPRIEQEVGKDASISGSFTDEQAGKLALLLRSGSLPIPLVARETRAIGPKLGQDSLSTSMKAGIIGAILVLCFMIFFYRAFGLVADIALASYMTIVMAGLIVTNSTITLPGLAGLILGIGMAVDANIIIFERVKDEIRNGHSIRSGIETGFSRAIVTILDSNITTLIAAAVLYWFGSGPIRGFAVTLTMSILGSMITAVFITRWLLRLSVNSGLIKTKKAIGGVKEAVK, encoded by the coding sequence ATGCGCTCATCTAAAAGCATAATAGCTCTAATTTTGCTAATTGTCATAATTGGCGGTGCAGGAGCTTATGTTTATTATGAAATTTTTAACAAAGATGCATTAGCTTTGGGACTCGACCTAGAAGGTGGAGTATACGTGTTGTTAGAGGCCGATGTAGCAGATGGTGTTACAGTGACCAAAGATGATTTAGAAAAAGCTAAGGCTATCATACAAAACCGTGTTGATCAACTGGGTACCAAAGAGCCTGAGATAACAATTGAGGGTGGTAATAGAATTCGTATTGCAATACCTGGAGTACAAGATCAAGAACAGGTTTTAGATTTAGTAGGAAAAACTGCTTTGCTTGAGTTTAAATCGGCCAAAGTAGTTGATGGACAAGTTGAATATACTCAAATTGTTTCTGGTAAAGATTTAAAAGAGGCTGTAGTTAAGTTTGACCAATACGGCAAACCTTATGTAGCTTTAACTTTTAATGATGAAGCTGGTGCAAAAATGAAAGAGTTTACAGGCAAAAATGTAGGAGAACTACTCTACATTACTCTTGATGATGTTGCTATTTCAACACCTCGAATAGAACAAGAGGTTGGTAAAGATGCTAGTATTTCTGGCTCGTTTACAGATGAGCAAGCTGGTAAGTTAGCACTATTACTTCGCTCTGGTTCATTGCCTATTCCATTAGTAGCTCGTGAAACGCGCGCGATAGGTCCAAAATTAGGACAAGACTCCTTGAGTACAAGTATGAAAGCTGGAATTATTGGTGCTATTTTAGTTCTATGTTTTATGATATTTTTCTATAGAGCTTTTGGTTTAGTAGCAGATATTGCTTTAGCAAGTTATATGACAATAGTTATGGCAGGTTTAATAGTAACTAATTCTACTATCACCCTACCAGGTTTAGCAGGTTTAATACTTGGTATAGGTATGGCAGTAGATGCAAATATAATTATATTTGAAAGAGTAAAGGACGAGATTAGAAACGGTCACTCAATTCGCTCTGGTATTGAAACTGGTTTTTCTCGGGCTATAGTTACAATTTTAGACTCAAATATTACCACACTTATAGCCGCAGCAGTTTTATACTGGTTTGGTAGTGGTCCAATTAGAGGTTTTGCAGTTACTTTAACAATGAGTATCTTAGGAAGTATGATAACAGCTGTGTTTATAACCAGATGGTTATTAAGGCTTTCAGTTAATAGCGGACTCATTAAAAC